The proteins below come from a single Pelecanus crispus isolate bPelCri1 chromosome 19, bPelCri1.pri, whole genome shotgun sequence genomic window:
- the JAM3 gene encoding junctional adhesion molecule C — protein sequence MSCAISYYLLFVFPGCRLLAVELTSSNTKPVVQEFQSVELSCIIKSTVTPDPRIEWKKIRDGETSYVFFDNKMQGDFATRAEILSRTSLMIKNTTRMDTATYRCEVAAPSDTKTIDEINIQLTVQVKPMTPRCTVPKAVPVGKTASLHCHENEGYPKSTYSWYRNSEPLSPDTKSNSKFQNSSYTLNPTTGTLVFHAVHKGDTGRYSCIATNDAGFAKCEEQEMEVYDLNIGGIIGGVLVVLAVLVLITLGICCAYRRGYFANSKESGESYKTPAKPDGVNYIRTDDEGDFRHKSSFVI from the exons ATGAGCTGTGCTATTTCTTATtaccttctgtttgtttttccaggctGCAGACTCTTGGCTGTGGAACTGACATCCAGCAACACCAAGCCTGTGGTGCAGGAATTCCAGA GTGTTGAGCTGTCCTGCATCATTAAATCCACTGTAACACCAGATCCCAGAATCGAGTGGAAGAAAATCCGAGATGGCGAAACCTCTTATGTATTTTTTGACAATAAAATGCAGG GAGACTTTGCAACTCGTGCAGAAATTCTGAGCCGGACATCGCTGATGATTAAAAACACCACCCGGATGGACACTGCCACATACCGCTGCGAAGTGGCAGCACCTTCTGATACTAAAACCATAGATGAGATTAATATCCAGCTTACAGTCCAAG TGAAACCTATGACTCCTAGATGCACTGTGCCTAAAGCTGTACCTGTTGGCAAGACAGCCTCTCTTCACTGCCACGAGAATGAAGGTTACCCAAAGTCCACTTACAGCTGGTACCGCAACAGTGAACCTTTATCACCAGACACGAAATCAAATTCCAAATTTCAGAATTCCTCCTACACCTTGAATCCCACCACAGGCACTCTG GTTTTCCATGCCGTGCACAAAGGAGACACAGGCCGTTACTCGTGCATAGCAACAAACGATGCTGGCTTTGCCAAGTGTGAGGAGCAGGAGATGGAAGTCT ATGACCTCAATATTGGTGGGATAATTGGTGGAGTCCTGGTGGTCCTAGCAGTTTTGGTCCTCATCACTCTTGGTATCTGCTGCGCCTACAGAAGGGGTTACTTTGCAAATAGCAAAGAGAGTGGGGAAAG ctACAAGACTCCAGCAAAACCTGATGGTGTTAACTATATCCGGACAGATGATGAG GGTGACTTCAGACACAAGTCTTCATTTGTCATATAA